A section of the Mycolicibacterium anyangense genome encodes:
- a CDS encoding quinone-dependent dihydroorotate dehydrogenase: MYAALRRALFLVSPEKIHTLVFAAMRTTTASGAARRQLSRRLAPHDPVLASTVFGVRFPGPLGLAAGFDKDGLGLHTWGALGFGYAEVGTVTAVPQPGNPLPRLFRLPADRALLNRMGFNNHGAGQLALQLARHQPDVPIGVNIGKSKITPPEQAADDYRSSARLLGPLAAYLVVNVSSPNTPGLRDLQAVESLRPILTAVLAETTTPVLVKIAPDLSDEDVDAVADLAVELGLAGIVATNTTISRAGLRTPGVDELGAGGISGPPVARRSLEILRRLHARVGDTLVLISVGGIETADDAWERITAGASLLQGYTGFIYGGGLWAKEIHDGIAQRLHAGGFSSLSEAVGSAGH, from the coding sequence ATGTACGCGGCGCTGCGGCGGGCACTGTTCCTGGTGTCCCCGGAAAAGATTCACACCCTGGTGTTCGCGGCCATGCGCACCACGACGGCCAGCGGGGCGGCCCGCAGACAGCTCAGTCGCCGGCTGGCCCCGCACGATCCGGTGCTGGCGAGCACCGTCTTCGGGGTGCGCTTCCCCGGTCCCCTGGGCCTGGCGGCCGGCTTCGACAAGGACGGCCTTGGCCTGCATACCTGGGGTGCGCTGGGCTTCGGGTATGCCGAGGTGGGCACCGTGACCGCGGTGCCGCAGCCGGGTAATCCCCTGCCCCGGCTGTTCCGGCTTCCCGCGGACCGGGCACTGCTCAACCGGATGGGCTTCAACAATCACGGTGCCGGGCAGCTGGCTCTGCAGCTGGCCCGCCATCAGCCGGATGTGCCGATCGGGGTGAACATCGGCAAATCGAAGATCACCCCGCCCGAGCAGGCGGCCGACGACTACCGCTCCAGCGCCCGGCTACTCGGTCCGCTGGCCGCCTACCTGGTGGTCAACGTCAGCTCCCCCAACACCCCGGGGCTTCGCGATCTGCAGGCGGTCGAATCGCTGCGCCCGATCCTGACCGCCGTACTGGCCGAGACCACCACGCCGGTGCTGGTGAAGATCGCCCCCGATCTGTCCGACGAGGACGTCGATGCCGTCGCCGACCTGGCCGTCGAACTGGGTCTGGCGGGCATTGTGGCCACCAACACCACCATCTCGCGCGCCGGGCTGCGCACCCCCGGCGTCGACGAGCTGGGCGCGGGCGGGATCTCCGGGCCGCCGGTGGCACGCCGATCGCTGGAGATCCTGCGCCGGCTGCACGCCCGCGTCGGCGACACGCTGGTGCTCATCAGTGTCGGCGGCATCGAAACCGCCGACGACGCCTGGGAGCGGATCACCGCGGGCGCGTCGCTGCTCCAGGGCTACACCGGCTTCATCTACGGCGGAGGCTTGTGGGCCAAGGAGATTCACGACGGGATCGCCCAGCGCCTGCACGCCGGCGGGTTCAGCTCACTGAGTGAGGCCGTCGGGTCCGCTGGACACTGA
- a CDS encoding TerC family protein, with protein sequence MDVSLMVWGVTCVVILGLFVFDFFAHVRVPHEPTFRESATWSAVYIGLAIVFGLVVWWLWGGQFAGEYFAGYVTEKALSVDNLFVFTVIMATFAVPREFQQKLLLIGIVMALVMRAGFIAVGAAAISTFSWVFYIFGIFLVLTAAKLAREAGHEKEAEEERDSRIIALVRKFVPTTDEYHGDKFLATVDGKRVVTPMLLGLIAIGFTDLLFALDSIPAIYGLTEEPYIVFTANAFALMGLRQLYFLIGGLLDRLVYLSYGLSLILAFIGVKLVLHALHENTLPFINGGEHVTVPEITTGMSLGVIGVILVVTTVASLIKTRGRTTADETARG encoded by the coding sequence ATGGACGTGTCGTTAATGGTCTGGGGCGTCACCTGTGTGGTCATCCTCGGACTGTTCGTGTTCGACTTCTTCGCCCATGTACGGGTTCCGCACGAGCCGACGTTCCGCGAATCGGCCACCTGGTCCGCGGTCTACATCGGCCTGGCCATCGTGTTCGGATTGGTGGTCTGGTGGTTGTGGGGCGGACAGTTCGCCGGTGAGTACTTCGCCGGTTACGTCACCGAGAAGGCACTTTCGGTGGACAACCTGTTCGTGTTCACCGTCATCATGGCCACCTTCGCGGTGCCACGCGAGTTCCAGCAGAAGCTGTTGCTGATCGGCATCGTCATGGCGCTGGTCATGCGGGCCGGCTTCATCGCCGTGGGCGCCGCCGCCATCAGCACGTTCAGCTGGGTGTTCTACATCTTCGGCATCTTCCTGGTGCTCACCGCAGCCAAACTCGCCCGCGAAGCCGGCCACGAGAAAGAGGCCGAGGAGGAGCGCGACAGCCGAATCATCGCGCTGGTGCGCAAATTCGTGCCGACCACCGACGAGTACCACGGCGACAAGTTCCTGGCCACCGTCGACGGGAAGCGCGTTGTCACGCCGATGTTGTTGGGTCTCATCGCGATCGGCTTCACCGACCTGCTGTTCGCCCTGGACTCGATCCCGGCTATCTACGGTCTGACCGAAGAGCCCTATATCGTGTTCACCGCCAACGCTTTTGCGCTGATGGGTCTGCGGCAGCTCTACTTCCTCATCGGCGGTCTGCTCGACCGGCTGGTCTACCTGTCCTACGGACTGTCCCTCATCCTGGCGTTCATCGGCGTGAAGCTGGTGCTGCATGCGCTGCACGAGAACACGCTGCCGTTCATCAACGGCGGCGAGCATGTGACGGTGCCGGAGATCACCACGGGTATGTCGCTGGGCGTGATCGGCGTCATCCTCGTGGTCACCACCGTCGCCAGCCTGATCAAGACCAGGGGACGGACGACGGCCGACGAGACTGCCCGCGGGTAG
- a CDS encoding YbhB/YbcL family Raf kinase inhibitor-like protein yields the protein MAFDYNPYDFLPALPGFTLTSTDITDGQPLRNAQVSGIMGAGGEDVSPQLSWSGFPEETRSFAVTVYDPDAPTASGFWHWAVANLPATTTELPSGVGDGSLLPGDALTLVNDAGVRRFIGAAPPAGHGYHRYFVAVHALNVEKLDLSEDASPAYLGFNLFMHAIARAVIHGTYEQK from the coding sequence ATGGCCTTTGACTACAACCCCTACGACTTCCTGCCCGCGCTGCCCGGCTTCACCCTGACCAGCACCGACATCACCGACGGTCAGCCGCTGCGCAACGCTCAGGTCAGCGGCATCATGGGCGCCGGGGGCGAGGACGTCTCGCCGCAGCTGAGCTGGTCGGGCTTCCCCGAGGAGACCCGCAGCTTCGCGGTCACCGTCTACGACCCGGACGCCCCGACGGCCTCGGGCTTCTGGCATTGGGCGGTGGCCAACCTGCCGGCCACCACCACGGAACTGCCCTCCGGCGTCGGTGACGGTTCGCTGCTGCCCGGTGATGCGCTGACGCTGGTCAACGACGCCGGTGTGCGCCGCTTCATCGGTGCCGCCCCGCCTGCCGGCCACGGCTACCACCGGTACTTCGTGGCGGTGCACGCCCTGAACGTCGAGAAGCTGGATCTCTCCGAGGACGCCAGCCCGGCCTACCTCGGCTTCAACCTGTTCATGCATGCGATCGCCAGAGCCGTCATCCACGGAACCTACGAACAGAAGTAG
- a CDS encoding YncE family protein, translating into MVANSAGLRRYASVFLALAAVATGCSSNPLDAPPPTIEPARAATSPPPVIRPAGQILPLGGRPEAAVFDARTASLAVFTAGTDPRAAATVTVVAPARAPRVITLQGPASAIAGDGQGKVFLSTRGGYFDVDLAAGSSRQVDIDGERDTDFTAIARWADGRLVLGSAHGAAYTLGTPTTVAAKTEIFARVDAIVTEGDSAVVLDRGQTSVTALSSDGKAQQALRAGEGATTLAADPLGRVLVADTRGGQLLVFGVDPLIERQAYPVPDAPYGLAGSRNLVWVSQTAANVVIGYDLATGIPVEKVRYPTVQQPNSLAFDDTSGTLYVVSGSGAGVQVIPNADGRR; encoded by the coding sequence ATGGTTGCAAACAGCGCTGGTTTGCGCAGGTACGCCAGCGTGTTTCTGGCCCTGGCCGCAGTCGCCACCGGATGCTCGTCGAACCCCCTCGACGCGCCGCCGCCGACCATCGAGCCCGCCCGCGCCGCCACCTCGCCGCCGCCGGTGATCCGGCCTGCCGGCCAGATCCTGCCGCTCGGCGGGCGACCCGAGGCCGCCGTGTTCGACGCCAGGACGGCCTCGCTGGCGGTCTTCACAGCCGGGACTGACCCGCGGGCCGCGGCGACGGTCACCGTCGTCGCGCCGGCGCGCGCACCGCGGGTGATCACCCTGCAGGGTCCGGCGTCGGCGATCGCCGGCGACGGGCAGGGCAAGGTCTTCCTGTCGACGCGGGGTGGCTACTTCGATGTCGACCTGGCGGCCGGGAGTTCCCGCCAGGTCGACATCGACGGCGAGCGCGACACTGACTTCACCGCGATCGCCAGGTGGGCCGACGGCCGGCTGGTGCTGGGCAGCGCCCACGGCGCCGCCTACACCCTCGGGACGCCGACCACGGTGGCCGCCAAGACCGAGATCTTCGCCCGGGTGGACGCCATCGTCACCGAGGGTGACAGCGCGGTCGTGCTGGATCGTGGACAGACCTCGGTGACCGCACTGAGCAGCGACGGCAAGGCCCAGCAGGCACTGCGGGCCGGGGAGGGCGCCACCACACTGGCCGCCGATCCGCTGGGCCGGGTGCTGGTGGCCGACACCCGCGGCGGCCAGTTGCTGGTGTTCGGCGTCGATCCGTTGATCGAACGACAGGCCTACCCGGTGCCCGATGCGCCCTACGGCCTGGCTGGATCGCGGAATCTGGTCTGGGTTTCGCAGACCGCGGCCAACGTCGTCATTGGTTACGATCTGGCTACTGGCATCCCCGTGGAAAAGGTGCGCTACCCGACCGTGCAGCAACCGAACTCGCTGGCCTTCGACGACACGTCCGGCACGCTCTACGTCGTGTCGGGGTCCGGCGCGGGAGTTCAGGTGATCCCCAACGCTGACGGTCGCCGGTGA
- a CDS encoding M20/M25/M40 family metallo-hydrolase, with the protein MTVTEPVDEVVDLVSALIRFDTSNTGELETTKGEAECALWVAEQLTAVGYATEYVESGAPGRGNVFARLAGADPSRGALLIHGHLDVVPAEPADWSVHPFSGAIADGYVWGRGAVDMKDMCGMMIAVARHFKRAGIVPPRDLVFAFVADEEHGGTYGAQWLVDNRLDLFDGITEAIGEVGGFSLTVPHKDGGERRLYLIETAEKGLSWMRLTARGRAGHGSMVHDDNAVTAIAEAVARLGRHQFPLVLTDSVEQFLTAVAQETGYSFELDSPDLEGTIAKLGGIARIVGATLRDTANPTMLKAGYKANVIPQTAEAVVDCRVLPGRKEAFEREIDELIGPDVTRTWERDLPSYETTFDGDLVDAMNSALLAVDPQARTVPYMLSGGTDAKAFARLGIRCFGFIPLQLPPELDFAALFHGVDERVPIDSLHFGVRVLEHFLKNC; encoded by the coding sequence GTGACTGTGACAGAACCCGTGGACGAGGTGGTCGATCTCGTCAGCGCCCTCATCCGTTTCGATACCTCCAACACCGGCGAGCTCGAGACCACCAAGGGTGAGGCGGAGTGCGCGCTCTGGGTCGCCGAGCAGCTCACGGCGGTCGGCTATGCCACCGAATATGTCGAGTCCGGCGCTCCTGGCCGCGGCAACGTTTTCGCCCGGCTGGCCGGGGCGGACCCCAGCCGCGGCGCCCTCCTGATCCACGGCCATCTCGACGTCGTTCCCGCCGAACCGGCTGACTGGAGCGTGCACCCCTTCTCGGGTGCCATCGCCGACGGCTACGTCTGGGGCCGCGGTGCCGTCGACATGAAGGACATGTGCGGCATGATGATCGCCGTCGCGCGGCACTTCAAACGCGCCGGCATCGTCCCGCCCCGCGATCTGGTGTTCGCCTTCGTGGCCGACGAGGAGCACGGCGGCACCTACGGTGCGCAGTGGCTCGTCGACAATCGGCTCGACCTGTTCGACGGCATCACCGAGGCCATCGGCGAGGTCGGCGGCTTCTCGCTCACCGTGCCGCACAAGGACGGCGGTGAGCGGCGGTTGTACCTGATCGAGACCGCCGAAAAGGGTCTGTCCTGGATGCGGCTGACTGCCCGCGGCCGGGCCGGGCACGGCTCGATGGTCCACGACGACAACGCGGTCACCGCGATCGCGGAGGCCGTCGCCAGGTTGGGTCGACACCAATTCCCGCTGGTGCTCACCGATTCGGTGGAACAGTTCCTGACGGCGGTGGCGCAGGAGACCGGCTACAGCTTCGAGCTCGACTCACCGGATCTCGAGGGCACGATCGCCAAACTCGGTGGTATCGCCCGCATCGTCGGGGCCACCCTGCGCGACACCGCCAACCCGACCATGCTCAAGGCCGGCTACAAGGCCAACGTCATCCCGCAGACCGCCGAGGCCGTCGTCGACTGCCGCGTCCTGCCGGGGCGCAAGGAGGCTTTCGAGCGCGAGATCGACGAACTCATCGGGCCCGACGTCACCCGCACCTGGGAACGCGACCTGCCGTCCTACGAGACGACGTTCGACGGTGACCTGGTGGACGCGATGAATTCCGCACTGCTGGCAGTGGATCCCCAGGCCCGCACCGTTCCCTACATGCTCTCCGGTGGCACCGATGCCAAAGCGTTTGCCCGCCTGGGCATTCGGTGCTTCGGCTTCATTCCGCTGCAACTGCCGCCGGAACTCGACTTCGCGGCGTTGTTCCACGGCGTCGACGAGCGGGTACCCATCGACTCACTGCACTTCGGTGTCCGGGTGCTCGAACACTTCCTGAAGAACTGCTGA
- a CDS encoding alpha/beta hydrolase, giving the protein MRRVARSGALLAALAVLFTGCGSVVDGRATLAGPPLGQAAPVTWGQCEVDGGGETADLPAGAQCGSLTVPIDYAKADGAQANLALIRFPATGDKIGSLVINPGGPGESGVDAAASMVDSLPPEIRQRFDLVGFDPRGVGSSTPSVSCNSDADNDAERADPQVDYSPAGVAHIEDTEKQFVRRCVDKVGTDMLANVGTVNVARDLDRLREALGDQKLTYLGYSYGTQIGSAYAEAYPDKVRAMILDGAVDPKADPIQSNLDQNAAFQKAFDDFAADCAKHPRCPLGTDPAKAVDVYHHLVDPLVAKPVRTDDPRGLGYSDALTGTIMALYSPSLWKHLADGLTELTQGRGDTLLLLADTYWNRDDKGHYSNSNDAEIAVNCVDEPPNTDRAKAIDEDRRSRQLAPFLSYGQFTGDAPLDTCAFWPVPPTSAPHQASAPGLPPVLVVSTTHDPATPYQAGVDLAKELGGGLLTFDGTQHTVVFQGETCVDKAAAAYLIDLRVPSPGAKC; this is encoded by the coding sequence ATGCGCCGAGTCGCACGAAGCGGGGCGCTGCTCGCCGCGCTCGCCGTGCTGTTCACCGGCTGCGGCTCAGTGGTGGACGGTAGGGCCACGCTGGCCGGGCCGCCGCTGGGCCAGGCCGCACCGGTCACGTGGGGTCAGTGTGAGGTTGATGGCGGCGGAGAGACAGCCGACCTTCCCGCGGGTGCGCAGTGCGGCAGCCTCACCGTTCCGATCGACTACGCCAAAGCTGATGGCGCGCAAGCCAATCTGGCGCTGATCCGGTTCCCGGCAACTGGTGACAAGATCGGTTCGCTCGTCATCAACCCCGGCGGGCCGGGGGAGTCCGGGGTGGACGCCGCGGCATCCATGGTGGATTCCCTGCCGCCGGAGATTCGCCAGCGATTCGATCTCGTCGGCTTCGACCCGCGCGGTGTCGGCTCGTCGACACCATCGGTGTCGTGCAACTCCGATGCCGACAACGACGCCGAACGCGCCGATCCGCAAGTCGACTACAGCCCGGCCGGGGTGGCCCACATCGAGGACACCGAGAAGCAGTTCGTGCGCCGGTGCGTGGACAAGGTGGGCACCGACATGCTGGCCAATGTCGGCACGGTCAACGTGGCCCGCGACCTCGACCGGCTGCGGGAAGCCCTCGGCGATCAGAAACTGACCTATCTCGGCTACTCCTACGGCACCCAGATCGGATCGGCCTACGCCGAGGCGTACCCCGACAAGGTGCGGGCGATGATTCTCGACGGCGCCGTCGACCCGAAGGCCGACCCGATCCAGTCGAACCTGGACCAGAATGCGGCCTTCCAGAAGGCGTTCGACGACTTCGCCGCCGACTGCGCCAAGCATCCCCGCTGCCCGCTGGGCACCGATCCGGCCAAAGCGGTCGACGTCTACCACCACCTGGTAGATCCCTTGGTGGCCAAGCCCGTTCGCACCGACGATCCGCGCGGACTGGGGTACAGCGATGCACTGACCGGCACCATCATGGCGCTGTACTCGCCGAGCCTGTGGAAACACCTCGCCGACGGTCTGACGGAGTTGACGCAGGGGCGCGGCGACACCCTGCTGCTGTTGGCCGACACGTATTGGAATCGCGACGATAAGGGCCACTACAGCAACTCCAACGACGCCGAGATCGCGGTGAACTGTGTCGACGAGCCGCCGAACACCGACCGGGCCAAGGCCATCGACGAGGATCGGCGCAGCCGGCAGCTGGCGCCCTTCCTGAGCTACGGGCAGTTCACCGGCGACGCGCCGCTGGACACCTGTGCCTTCTGGCCGGTACCGCCGACCAGCGCGCCGCATCAGGCCTCCGCGCCGGGGCTGCCGCCGGTCCTGGTGGTGTCGACCACGCACGACCCGGCCACGCCCTATCAGGCAGGTGTCGACCTGGCCAAGGAGCTCGGCGGCGGACTACTGACCTTCGACGGCACCCAGCACACGGTGGTGTTCCAGGGCGAGACGTGTGTGGACAAGGCCGCCGCGGCCTACCTGATCGATCTGAGGGTGCCGTCGCCCGGCGCGAAGTGCTGA
- a CDS encoding YkgB family protein yields MAATQSTTDRPVHVENSTLSRLGAVAARYGLVVVIAWIGALKFTVYEAEGIQPLVASSPLMSWVYVLFSVPVFSAVLGVVELATAALLALKPWWPRLSVLGSIAAIGLFLATLSFLVTTPGIGEESAGGFPVLSSTGQFLVKDIALLGIAVWTLADALSAARRG; encoded by the coding sequence ATGGCCGCCACTCAGAGCACCACCGATCGCCCTGTCCACGTTGAGAATTCGACGCTGAGCCGCCTCGGCGCCGTCGCCGCCCGGTACGGCCTCGTCGTGGTGATCGCCTGGATCGGAGCGCTCAAGTTCACCGTGTACGAGGCCGAGGGGATCCAGCCGCTGGTCGCCAGCAGTCCCCTGATGAGCTGGGTCTACGTCCTGTTCTCCGTGCCGGTGTTCTCGGCGGTGCTCGGCGTGGTCGAACTGGCCACCGCCGCGCTACTGGCGCTCAAGCCGTGGTGGCCAAGGCTGTCGGTGCTGGGCAGCATTGCGGCCATCGGATTGTTTCTGGCCACCCTCAGCTTTCTGGTCACCACGCCGGGTATCGGCGAGGAGTCCGCGGGTGGGTTCCCGGTGCTGTCCTCCACCGGCCAGTTCCTGGTGAAGGACATCGCGCTGCTCGGCATCGCGGTGTGGACCCTCGCCGATGCGCTGAGCGCGGCCCGACGCGGGTGA
- a CDS encoding DUF5703 family protein yields MSAAHRGRMPASWEVELSDDYEWIPLRLPPEVTRITASTRLSIEAEYRGWELTRVRLYTDGSRRVLLRRKKTRIDGRTADQPGL; encoded by the coding sequence GTGAGCGCGGCGCACCGCGGCCGGATGCCGGCGAGCTGGGAAGTCGAACTGTCCGACGACTACGAGTGGATCCCGCTGCGGCTGCCGCCGGAGGTGACCCGGATCACCGCCTCCACCCGACTGTCCATCGAGGCCGAATACCGCGGCTGGGAACTCACCCGGGTGCGGCTCTACACCGACGGGAGTCGACGAGTTTTGTTGCGGCGCAAGAAGACTCGCATCGACGGCCGCACCGCCGACCAGCCGGGGCTGTGA
- a CDS encoding sensor domain-containing protein has translation MTFRLPAIAAALCLTISGCTATTSGSAMSADRAPLATADALPALLLPADAVGAALSSDDVVVTADVTKAWNDSAHLSDVNCLAIAGAAQQSVYAQSGSTAVHGQVLRDPPTAPAWSHYAVQAVVLFPTARAAADFFTTSQQQWSKCSDRQLSYPQPMGPSQVWSVGRPSTDHDVLAVSRVQQTPQTWSCQRALTVHSNVAVDVEACSLDGPTSAASTIAGQIAGRLPAA, from the coding sequence GTGACCTTCCGCCTCCCCGCGATCGCCGCCGCGCTGTGCCTGACGATCAGCGGCTGCACGGCCACCACCTCGGGCAGTGCGATGTCGGCCGACCGGGCACCGCTGGCCACCGCCGACGCGCTGCCGGCACTGTTGCTGCCGGCCGATGCCGTCGGAGCGGCGCTGTCCAGCGACGACGTGGTGGTCACCGCCGACGTGACCAAGGCCTGGAACGACAGCGCCCACCTGTCCGATGTGAACTGCCTGGCCATCGCCGGTGCGGCCCAGCAGAGCGTGTACGCCCAGAGCGGGTCGACGGCGGTGCACGGCCAGGTGTTGCGCGACCCGCCGACGGCGCCGGCCTGGTCGCACTACGCGGTGCAGGCGGTGGTGTTGTTCCCGACCGCACGGGCGGCCGCCGATTTCTTCACCACCTCCCAGCAGCAGTGGTCGAAGTGCTCGGACCGGCAACTGAGCTATCCGCAGCCGATGGGCCCGTCGCAGGTGTGGTCGGTAGGGCGCCCCAGCACCGATCACGACGTCCTGGCGGTGTCGCGGGTGCAGCAGACCCCCCAGACGTGGTCCTGCCAGCGGGCGTTGACCGTACACAGCAATGTGGCGGTCGACGTGGAAGCGTGCAGCCTGGACGGGCCGACCTCGGCCGCCTCGACCATCGCGGGTCAGATCGCGGGGCGGCTGCCCGCGGCCTGA